The window cagaaactagttttaattaaacttattaaatatatttattcaaatgataaattaaacaataatcttAACAGTAAcagaactataaaaaaatagaacagaactagaacaaaactagaacagaactagaacagaactagaacagaactagaacagaactagaacagaactagaacagaactagaacagaactaNNNNNNNNNNNNNNNNNNNNNNNNNNNNNNNNNNNNNNNNNNNNNNNNNNNNNNNNNNNNNNNNNNNNNNNNNNNNNNNNNNNNNNNNNNNNNNNNNNNNagtctatagtctagtctatagtctagtctatagtctagtctatagtctagtctatagtctagtctatagtctagtctatagtctagtctatagtgtagtctagtctattgtctagtctatagtctagtctatagtctagtgtatagtctagtctatagcctagtttgtagtctagtctatagtctagtctataatctagtctatagtctggtctctatatagtctatagtatagtctatagtctatattatagtctatagtctagtatatagtctggtccatattctagtttacagtctagtgtgtagtctattatatattctaggctataatctagtctacagtttagtctatttcATTGTTTAGTTTGAAGTCTATGGTATGGCCtcaagtttagtatatagcCTTTTTACAGTATAGTTTGATCTATGTTCTATTCTAaaaactagtctaaagtctgataTATATAGAACCGATagagaaaaaatctttttaaataaaaatctaaactatttaatatatttatttaaaatttacaacacaACAACATTTTGAAAGCCTTAAACAACTACCAATAAAATGTCACCAACTTCTcactttaaaaaatcaaaaggcACCATGGCCAAGGCACCATTTAAAATATCCGTCAAAATAGGCAACCAATTGCTGCGTGTTTCGggtaaaacaatattaaacaaatctCTAGAATATTGATTAGCAACATTAAGAACAATATCGtctaaaagataaaatatatagataaaaacatcaatattatattttttgaatcatAAGTTGAAAATCTTACTTAATCTCTGATCGGGAAATATGCCTGTGGCATGAATTTTCGAATCCTTTAATATAGTTGTGGCattactttttgttaattttaaaaatgtatgacCATCTTTGTGTATTACGGAACCTAAGGTCAGCATTTCTACACCCAAACTCAACATGGTAACATTGAAATCACCTCTAGGTCTTACGCGAACATTATTAACATGCATATCACCCTTATAAGAACCCAAAGCATACATTTTTGGAACTAGCATAGTAAGGCGAGCTTTAAATTTGTTACCATCCTTTTGAAAatcgacttttttaaattttattgttgtcaaTCCATAGATCAGGGCATATCTTATGGTTATGTAGCCAGTAAAGGGACCACTGTTATATTGAAAGGCAGTAGAGTTGAAATGAAGTGGATCCAAGGAAGGTATTTGTAGATATTTATTACCATCCTTAAGTTTGGGAACTACATTCGAGAGAACTTGTTTTAAACAGGTGCCAAAGTATTTTTGGCAATTCACAACGTCATCAACTGTAAGGGAAGTAAACAATAAGAAGTAAACAAATGATTTAATTgctatagttttaattaaatatttaattgtttgtttatgttattattttgttaaacgtGAGATTTAAAAAGATTAAAGAGATTATATTGTTAAATGGTTTGTTTGGGAATATTTTTCATgttgaataattaaaattcttgGGAAatgttttttagtgaaaaaacaagaaatttagttttaaaatattttaaagaaaattatgtcaaaataaaaattaaaaaaaaaaatatgtcaagacaaaaattttgtaaagaaatttatgtctaagacaaaatttttctaaagaaatttatgtctaagacaaaatttgtctaaagaaatttatgtctaagacaaaattttctaaagaaatttatgtctaagacaaaattttctaaagaaatttatgtctaagacaaaattttctaaagaaattNNNNNNNNNNNNNNNNNNNNNNNNNNNNNNNNNNNNNNNNNNNNNNNNNNNNNNNNNNNNNNNNNNNNNNNNNNNNNNNNNNNNNNNNNNNNNNNNNNNNgaacagaactagaacagaacagaactagaacagaactagaacagaactagaacagaactagaacagaactagaacagaacttgaatagaactagactaaaactagaacagaactaacacagaaccagaacagcactagaatagaactagaacagaactagagcagaactagaacagaactagaacagaactagaacagaactagaacagaactagaacagaactagaacagaactagaacagaactagaacagaactagaatagaactagactaaaactagaacagaactagaacagaactagaacagaactagaacagaactagaacagaactagaacagaactagaacagaactagaacagaactagaacagaactagaacagaactagaacagaactagaacagaactagaacagaacagaactagaacagaagtagaacagaactagaacagaactagaacagaactaaaacagaactagaacataactagaacagaactagaacaaaacgaatattttaattttgtaaaacaaaagacttaagacccAAACTTTAGCTAAGTTCAGTTCAAGAATTAAACTGTGAATCACTTAATAACAAATGTGTTTAAtgattttacattaaatttttactaaaatttcaaaagtttgtaTGTCATGAAGTCCcaatttataaattagttttaataactaTCTTTTGTTTAAgtactgttttttatttaacttcctTAATTTGCTCAGAATTAAACTAACaaattctaattaaaaacaaatattaatagaaTTAGCTTTTTTGCCTAACCAGTCCTTTagataattatgtaaatatttaattatatttctataGCTTGAGAGTAAATGTAcgtaaatgtataaatttcaacaaattaaataattaaacattttagaaatacgtttgttaattgttgttaatgaacaagtaatatagaaaataaaattaacacgtTGAGGGCCGGAGGTTatgataatttcaataaaaaagttttaattcagattttttatatatatttttccaattgaacttttatttatttgcttgaGCAAAGtacattattgttttttatattaacggCTTTAGTCAAGCGTGAATGTGCATGCCTGACTTTGTACaaactatatttattttgattttactaAATTACAGTTAATAATGCTAAATATtaatattcacaaaaacaacaaaaatactttattactCTCCCGATCTTTACAAAAAACACGCAGTTAGAGATCTCTTCACATGTTGTTTACATGagggcgtatgattaatttaaataaaaaaaacagaaatctaATTTTAACTTTCAactaaaatcgaaaaataaaataacttgcACTTTTTTTCGGTGTTTGTAGTTGATTGCGTttgaaagtttttgaaaatgaaattcaaaCACGATTTTTTGAACTTTCATGAACTtgacaatgaaatttttattttaaaattttacgagtatgtatttttttgttttttttatttttgttattttgcgtACAATAAGTATTTGCTTAATGATGACTAaggaatttgtttgttttattttttttttatctataCACAATTAAGagaaatatatgtttatttgaACACAAAAAGTTAAAGTACACGTttcaatcaaataaattttgatattttttttaacagctGAAACATGtttgataattaaattttaaaaacattttataagaatatttaaatgataGAAATGacatttatatgatttttgtttaaatttgtaaaaaaataaaaagatcaagaaaaattatttacaaataaagtttgtgtcttaagtcttttgttttataatattaatttaaacctCAAATTATTACTATCGGTTGGTTatgtactagttcagttctagttaagttttaattcagtaccaaatcagttctaattcagttctaattcatttctagttcagttctagttcgattctagttcagttctagtacagttctagttaagtttcagttcagttctagttcaattctaattcagttctagttcagttctagttcagttctagttcagttctagttcagttctagttcagttctagttcagttctagttcagttctagttcagttctagtgcatttctagttcagttctagttcagttctagttcagttctagttcagttctagttcagttgtagttcagttctagttgagttctagttctgttctagttctgttctagttctgttctagttctgttctagttcagttctagttcagttctagtgcatttctagttcagttctagttcagttctagttcagttctagttcagttctatttcagttctagttgagttctagttcagttcttgttgagttctagttctgttctagttctgttctgttctagttctgttctagttctgttctagttctgttctagttctgttctagttctgttctagttctgttctagttctgttctagttctgttctagttctgttctagttatgttctagttatgttctagttatgttctagttctgttctacttctgttctagttctgttctagttctgttctagttctgctatGCTtagaatttagaatttttatacttaatataatttttcctttCTTCTCTTTCCAGCCAGCGATGTACCCGTTTGCAGTGAAAAAGATGTCAACATTAACGAATGCATACGCAATGCTTACCAAGAAATGATACCAAGAGCCAAAAATGGTATACCCGAGCTAAATATACCACCTATGGACCCGTTGGAAGTGGAAAAGACAAGTTATGAATTCaccaataatattataaaaggcAAAGTGGCACTACGTAATCTCAAAATAAGTGGTCTCAGTGATaccaaaataaataatgtaGATTTTAGAAAGAATGGTGACAACATTAAATTAGAGATTAAGTCTAAAACCCCAAAATTGTTCATAGAAGGAAAATATAAGGCTGAGGTAAAGATAAATGATGCTATAATGAATTCGAAGGGGGTGTTTAATTTGACCATGAGTAAGTTTTTTCTAtaccataaaaattaaatcgaggttaattaaattttttttattgaaacccAAAAGCCGATATTGGCGTCATTGCCTCACCTGAAGCTGAGCTATACGAACG of the Lucilia cuprina isolate Lc7/37 chromosome 2, ASM2204524v1, whole genome shotgun sequence genome contains:
- the LOC111679620 gene encoding protein takeout-like translates to FPASDVPVCSEKDVNINECIRNAYQEMIPRAKNGIPELNIPPMDPLEVEKTSYEFTNNIIKGKVALRNLKISGLSDTKINNVDFRKNGDNIKLEIKSKTPKLFIEGKYKAEVKINDAIMNSKGVFNLTMTDIGVIASPEAELYERNGHKYMRLTKFNIDPTLGNMKFFATGLVPDQILNDAILEFVNQNWRNVYKSLIPETRSTWEPEFLKVSNEYFSHLPFDLILTKD
- the LOC111679622 gene encoding uncharacterized protein LOC111679622, with the translated sequence MFLKFNYQTSIKSFVYFLLFTSLTVDDVVNCQKYFGTCLKQVLSNVVPKLKDGNKYLQIPSLDPLHFNSTAFQYNSGPFTGYITIRYALIYGLTTIKFKKVDFQKDGNKFKARLTMLVPKMYALGSYKGDMHVNNVRVRPRGDFNVTMLSLGVEMLTLGSVIHKDGHTFLKLTKSNATTILKDSKIHATGIFPDQRLNDIVLNVANQYSRDLFNIVLPETRSNWLPILTDILNGALAMVPFDFLK